AGCATGGCCACCGTTTGCGGTGCGACGCTGGGCTTGATGGCTTCGGGAGTTCCGATCAGCAACCCGGTCGCCGGCATCAGCGTCGGCTTGGTCCAAGACAAGGACAACAAAGACAGTTGGGTCTTGTTGACCGACATCTTGGGCACCGAAGACCACTTTGGTGACATGGACTTCAAGATCGCTGGAACGCAAAACGGTATCACCGGTATCCAGTTGGACCTGAAGATCACCGGTATCAGCGAAGAAATCATTCGTGCGACGCTGAAGCAATCACGTCTGGCTCGCATCGAGATCTTGAAGAAGATGCTGACGACGATCCCGCGTCCGCGTCGTGAAATCGCCGCCACCGCGCCGCGTTTGCTGCGTACCAAGATTTCCCCCGACAAGATCGGTGCCCTGATCGGCCCCGGCGGAAAGAACATCCGCACGATCCAAGAAACGACCGGCAGCGTGATCGAAGTCGACGACGACGGCACCGTGTTGGTGGCCAGCAGCGACAAGCAAAGCGCCGAAGACGCGATGCGTCAGGTCGAAGCCTGCACCGCCACCGTTCAAATCGGCAAGATCTACGACGGAACGGTCAGCAGCATCAAGGAATTCGGCGCGTTTGTCGAAATCCTGCCTGGCCGCGATGGACTGGTTCACATCAGTGAGATGTCCAGCGGATTCGTCAGCAATATCGACAGCGTCATCGGCGTCGGTGACCCGATGAAGGTCTTGGTCATCGATGTCGACGAACACGACCGCGTCAAGCTGAGTCGTCGTCGCGCCCTGGAAGAACTGGGCGAGGAAGACGAATTGGCCGGTGCCTTTGAAAGCGAAGGCGGCGGGGATCGCGATCGTGGCGACCGTGACCGAGGCGATGACGATCGTCCGCGTCGACGCCGTGGCAGCAGTGGCGGTGGCGGTGGCCGTCGCAACCGACGCTCGTAATCGTCGTTGGTCTTCGCCACTGTCAGGCGACCGCCGCATCATCCGGCCAATCCCGAAAACCGGTGGATCGGCGGCCAGGCTTACCGGCGGCCTCTAGTTTTTCGGCTAGGCCGCCCGATTCAATTGACGTTTGGCCGACGTCCTGAAACGTTCTCGATCGCCCTTTCCGCTCAGCGGATGGGCGATTTTTTTTAGGGCACGGTGCATCGCCACGGCGGTACGAAAGCGTTTCGACGGCACCGGATCAATCGCCTTGCGAACCAGAGCCACAAAGTCGCGTGAAACGCCGCGCCGAAGTTTGTTGAATCCCGGCAACGGTGGTTGAAACGGGTACTCGGGCAATTCGCCGGCAAGCATGCGGTAGATGATCAGCCCCAGTGAGAACACATCGCTGTGATAGGCCGGTCGTCCCATCGCCTGTTCCGGCGCGATGTAGCCCAGCGTTCCCGAGGCCGAATCGTCGTAACAGCCGTGTTCGATACGGGCCAAGCCGAAATCGGTCAGACGCACTTCATTGTCGTCAAACAGAATGAAGTTTTCCGGCTTCAGGTCGCGGTGCAGCACCTCGTGGCTGTGGGCATAGGCGACCGCATCGACCATCTGATAAATCATCACCATTGCGGTGGCACGCGACATCCGCCGCATCATTCGATCCGCCAGGGTTTCAATGCCCAGCGGAAACACCATCACAAACAAGCCGTCGATGACACGTGCGTCGTGCAGGGGCAAAACACCGGGATGCTCCAGCGATGCCATGATGTCGACTTCACGACGCAGGTCATCCATCGACTGGGTGTTGCTGACATAACGTGCGTCGGGAATTTTGATCGCAACGTGACAGCGTTCCAGCTGATCGTAGGCCGAATAGACGGTCGCAAAACCGCCTTCGCCCAGCCGGCTTTGCAACCGATAACGATCCAGCCGCGTCCCCGATCGAATCGAATCGGGGTGGATCGAGCCGGGAAACAGTCGTAAACGGGCGGTCACAGGCACATCCGCGGATCGCGAGCACGCAGGGGGCGAAGACAGGCGAAGCATTTCAAACGGCTTGTCTTCCCTCGAATGGTTATCGACCGCTGGACGGGAATTCTTCAGTTGCGGATCGATCGTCTACTGGGCCAATTTTTGCTGCTGATCAGCCAGAATTTCCTGATAGTCACGCACTGCACGCCGATGCGCCTGATAACCACGGTTCCCTGAGCGCCGCTGGTCCAGTTCCTTCAGACGCTCGATCGGTCCGTACATGACCAAGGTGTCGCCGACGCAGATCTTTGTGGTCGCCATCGGCGCGCCGATGTACTGATCCGCCTGGACGCTGTGGACGCCCAAAATCAACACGCCTTCGCGCGGCAAATCCAGATCGATCAACGTTTTGTCCGACAACCAGTCGCCCGGATCGACGCGCATTTCCGTCACCGCGAATCCTTCCTGCAGGTTCAGCACCGCGACGTAGTCCCGAACGTCCAGGTCGGTGAACCGACGCAGCGACCAAGCGATGATTCGATTCAACCGTCGTTCCACCCACCGACTGCGGGCCAATAGCAGCAACAACGTCACACCGATAAACAACACGATCAAGGTCGTCCACCAGGTCTCGTTATTCTTGGCGTCCAACATCGACACCATCAGCGAGGCTCCCACGGTGGCCAGACCGATGTTGCCGAACAGCATCAACATCATCGCGATGCGACGTCGGACGGGATGATTGACGATCGATTCAGCCTCGGTCGTCGTGAAACCGACGCCACTGAAAGCACTGCGAGCCTGGAATCGAGCCGCCTCGCGACTGAGGCCGGTCAACATCAGGGCCATCGCTGCGACTCGGGTGATCAACAGCGACACCGAAAGCGTCAATAACAGGGTGATGATTGCTGCCACCGATCGATCCTTCACAAGGGAACCGGTGAAGCTTGGCAAACGGGTGCATTCCCATCAATCGGGACTTCAAAATACGCCCGTTTCCGCCGTTGCCGGCGGCAATCACGCGTCAGGTCACGGCGACAATCGTTCCAACATCATCAACCGAAACTCGATCGCTTGGTCGCCTGGAATCTCGGTCGCGTGCAGCGAAAGCTTTTGGGGCCCCGCCTGCAGATCGATTTCCCCGACCGGGAGATCGGCCCACCGCTTCACGTAGCCTTCCTGACGCGGAAACAAGTCTTCATCGGCGCCGATCAGGGGCACATCGTTGGGCTTCTGCACGACGGCGGAAACGCTCGCCCCACGCGCCGTCAGTTTCAGACGCGTGCCGACCGACGATGCCGGGCAAGCGTACTTGATCATGACCTTATAACGCCCCGCTTCCGCAACATGAACATCCCAGTCGATCGTTTCGTCCGTGGATGTCCAGTTTCCAAAGAACGTGCAATTGGGAAATCTGTTGGACCGCTGAATATCGCCGGTGCTGTTCGCATCACGTGCGGGCAACTGCGTCAGTGCCATGTCGGGATGGCCGATGATGAACGGTCGCGATTCGGGGTCAATCGCATTGCTTGCCAAGGTCGATTCGGTGGCCCGGCG
The Crateriforma spongiae DNA segment above includes these coding regions:
- a CDS encoding serine/threonine-protein kinase; translated protein: MTARLRLFPGSIHPDSIRSGTRLDRYRLQSRLGEGGFATVYSAYDQLERCHVAIKIPDARYVSNTQSMDDLRREVDIMASLEHPGVLPLHDARVIDGLFVMVFPLGIETLADRMMRRMSRATAMVMIYQMVDAVAYAHSHEVLHRDLKPENFILFDDNEVRLTDFGLARIEHGCYDDSASGTLGYIAPEQAMGRPAYHSDVFSLGLIIYRMLAGELPEYPFQPPLPGFNKLRRGVSRDFVALVRKAIDPVPSKRFRTAVAMHRALKKIAHPLSGKGDRERFRTSAKRQLNRAA
- a CDS encoding TrkA C-terminal domain-containing protein; amino-acid sequence: MAAIITLLLTLSVSLLITRVAAMALMLTGLSREAARFQARSAFSGVGFTTTEAESIVNHPVRRRIAMMLMLFGNIGLATVGASLMVSMLDAKNNETWWTTLIVLFIGVTLLLLLARSRWVERRLNRIIAWSLRRFTDLDVRDYVAVLNLQEGFAVTEMRVDPGDWLSDKTLIDLDLPREGVLILGVHSVQADQYIGAPMATTKICVGDTLVMYGPIERLKELDQRRSGNRGYQAHRRAVRDYQEILADQQQKLAQ